One window from the genome of Amaranthus tricolor cultivar Red isolate AtriRed21 chromosome 9, ASM2621246v1, whole genome shotgun sequence encodes:
- the LOC130824527 gene encoding protein SUPPRESSOR OF MAX2 1-like, whose product MRGGLSAIQQTLTPEAATVLSHSISEAGRRNHGQTTPLHVAATLLASPTGFLRQACIRSHPNSSHPLQCRALELCFSVALERLPTSQTGGGGSGTEPPISNALMAALKRAQAHQRRGCPEQQQQPLLAVKVELEQLIISILDDPSVSRVMREASFSSPAVKAAIEQVVSAQPNSGNGGAGPRIGVGFRPGPGHGPGPSPPGAALPRNLYLNPKLQQQQQQQLQGKGDDVKKVIDILLKPRKRNPILVGESGPEDVVKEIIRRIEKDEIRDEILKGVEVISAEKELGSDRAQMVAKLKEMVALIERKMVVNSKGGNGVIVDLGDLKWLVDQTSNQGISETAQMVVCEMGKILNKFGEGSKLWYMGIATCETYLRCKVYHSSMEDEWDLHVVSIVAKPPISGIFPRLGSNGGILSSSVECLSPMKSFSMHTPSLSGRMFENLDPSKKFSCCPQCTEKYEEELAKVVAGQTEKPSSEVKSDANQQSLPQWLQTAKRNTSDIIQNKEQDVSSRQKTQELQKKWGESCLRLHPSFHNMGSERITPSPLSMTGLYNPQLLARQPIQPKSQQPPRVLGDRLQLKLSSPVIHQLNAEKPASKPGSPVRTELVLGPTKISSGTDSDCVQKGLKDFLGCISSESTDKPFTAIPEDVDSYKRLLKGLIGKVWWQTDAASAVAAAVTQCRLGNGKRRVGGSKGDIWLLFSGPDRTGKKKMAAALSDLVCGISPVIISLGCRREDETDLNFRGKTVINRIVEAVRRNPFSVVMLQDIDEADLLVRGGIKRAMERGRISDSHGREISLGNVIFIVTSNWVPDQLRSLSDGVVTLSEEKMTSLASGGWQLRISISEKPTSTTKRSPSWMNDDDQDRVVKQRKDEAGAGLAFDLNQMADIDDDRLDNSYNSSDITVEHEEENKGSPTTSSAAPKELLTSIDEVIFFKVVDFKLIRQNIKRSILSKFSKIIGQNLCIKIENEALEKILSGIWLGQTTLDTWSEKALVPTIHQIKTRYPSLPAHLSEGKLVARLELDQESESRNHGDWLPGRISVVADAQ is encoded by the exons ATGAGGGGTGGATTGAGTGCGATCCAGCAAACCCTAACGCCGGAAGCGGCCACTGTTTTGAGCCATTCGATTTCTGAAGCTGGCCGTAGAAATCATGGTCAAACGACGCCGTTACATGTGGCTGCTACTTTATTGGCTTCGCCTACTGGGTTTCTTCGACAAGCTTGTATTCGTTCTCACCCCAATTCTTCTCACCCACTTCAGTGTCGGGCTTTAGAGCTTTGTTTTAGTGTTGCTTTAGAGCGGTTACCCACGTCTCAAACTGGTGGTGGTGGGTCGGGTACAGAACCACCTATTTCTAATGCTCTTATGGCGGCTTTAAAACGGGCTCAGGCCCATCAGAGAAGAGGGTGTCCTGAACAGCAACAACAGCCTTTGTTGGCGGTGAAGGTTGAATTGGAACAGTTGATTATATCTATACTTGATGACCCGAGTGTTAGTCGGGTCATGCGGGAAGCTTCGTTTTCAAGCCCGGCGGTGAAGGCTGCTATTGAGCAGGTTGTTAGCGCACAACCCAATTCCGGAAATGGTGGTGCAGGGCCCAGAATTGGAGTGGGGTTCCGACCCGGACCCGGACACGGACCCGGTCCATCTCCTCCAGGTGCTGCGCTTCCACGGAATTTGTATTTAAATCCGAagttacaacaacaacaacagcaacaatTGCAAGGAAAAGGGGATGATGTAAAAAAAGTGATTGATATATTACTAAAACCCAGGAAGAGAAACCCGATTTTAGTAGGCGAATCCGGACCTGAAGATGTTGTAAAGGAAATAATTAGAAGAATCGAGAAAGATGAAATACGCGACGAGATATTGAAAGGGGTAGAAGTAATTTCAGCAGAGAAAGAGCTTGGTTCAGATCGTGCACAAATGGTTGCCAAGCTAAAGGAAATGGTGGCATTAATAGAGAGAAAAATGGTGGTTAATTCTAAAGGAGGAAATGGAGTAATTGTTGATTTGGGTGACTTGAAATGGCTGGTTGATCAGACTTCTAATCAAGGGATTTCTGAGACAGCTCAAATGGTAGTCTGTGAGATGGGGAAGATTTTGAATAAATTTGGGGAAGGGAGTAAACTATGGTATATGGGAATTGCTACTTGTGAGACTTATTTAAGATGCAAGGtttatcattcttcaatggAGGATGAATGGGATCTTCATGTTGTTTCTATTGTGGCTAAACCCCCTATTTCTGGGATCTTTCCTAg ATTGGGATCTAATGGAGGAATTTTAAGCAGTTCTGTTGAGTGCTTAAGCCCAATGAAAAGTTTTTCGATGCATACGCCTTCTTTAAGTGGGCGGATGTTCGAGAATTTGGATCCTTCTAAAAAATTTAGCTGCTGTCCGCAGTGTACAGAGAAGTATGAGGAGGAACTTGCAAAAGTAGTAGCAGGACAAACAGAGAAACCGTCCTCTGAAGTTAAATCAGATGCAAATCAACAGTCGTTACCTCAATGGTTACAGACTGCGAAACGAAATACTAGTGATATCATTCAG AATAAGGAACAAGATGTGAGTTCGAGGCAAAAAACACAAGAATTGCAGAAGAAATGGGGCGAATCATGCTTACGGTTACATCCTAGTTTTCATAATATGGGCTCAGAGAGAATCACTCCATCACCCCTCTCGATGACGGGCTTGTACAATCCACAATTACTTGCGCGTCAACCTATTCAACCGAAATCACAGCAACCACCTAGAGTCCTTGGAGACAGGTTACAGCTCAAGCTTAGTTCTCCTGTAATCCATCAACTGAATGCTGAAAAACCTGCCAGCAAGCCAGGGAGCCCGGTGAGAACAGAGCTTGTTCTAGGTCCGACAAAGATTAGTTCGGGTACCGACTCGGATTGTGTCCAAAAGGGCCTTAAGGACTTCCTGGGTTGTATTTCGTCGGAATCAACTGACAAGCCGTTCACTGCTATCCCCGAAGATGTAGACTCATACAAGAGGCTGCTCAAAGGTCTCATAGGAAAAGTATGGTGGCAAACGGATGCTGCGTCTGCTGTAGCTGCGGCTGTGACGCAGTGTAGATTGGGGAATGGAAAACGACGTGTTGGTGGATCAAAGGGTGACATATGGCTACTTTTCTCGGGTCCTGATAGGACGGGAAAAAAGAAGATGGCCGCTGCGTTATCTGACCTTGTGTGTGGCATAAGTCCTGTCATAATTTCGCTTGGTTGTAGACGTGAAGATGAAACCGATTTGAATTTCCGTGGTAAAACTGTGATCAATAGAATCGTGGAGGCAGTTAGAAGGAATCCATTTTCAGTTGTAATGCTGCAAGATATTGACGAAGCCGATTTGCTTGTCCGAGGAGGCATCAAACGCGCGATGGAAAGGGGAAGGATTTCCGATTCCCATGGCCGAGAAATCAGCCTAGGGAACGTCATTTTCATTGTTACGTCGAATTGGGTACCGGATCAGCTGAGGAGCTTATCAGACGGTGTGGTTACTCTCAGTGAAGAGAAGATGACCTCCTTAGCTAGCGGTGGATGGCAGTTGAGAATCTCGATAAGCGAGAAGCCCACAAGTACAACGAAAAGATCGCCCAGCTGGATGAATGACGATGATCAAGATAGAGTGGTAAAGCAAAGGAAGGACGAAGCCGGTGCAGGACTCGCATTTGATCTCAATCAAATGGCCGACATAGACGATGACCGACTCGACAACTCCTACAACTCGAGCGATATCACAGTCGAACACGAGGAGGAGAACAAGGGATCGCCCACAACCTCATCGGCAGCGCCCAAAGAGCTTCTAACTTCAATTGATGAGGTTATTTTCTTCAAAGTAGTGGACTTTAAGCTAATCAGGCAAAACATTAAAAGGTCTATATTATCaaaattctctaaaattatAGGACAAAATTTGTGTATCAAGATTGAGAATGAAGCCCTTGAGAAGATCTTAAGTGGAATTTGGTTAGGACAAACCACATTAGACACTTGGTCAGAAAAGGCCTTAGTACCAACCATTCATCAAATCAAAACGAGATATCCCTCGTTACCCGCTCATCTTTCCGAGGGTAAATTGGTTGCTCGACTCGAGTTGGATCAAGAATCAGAGAGCCGGAATCACGGAGATTGGCTACCTGGAAGAATCTCGGTGGTCGCGGATGCACAATAA